A genomic region of Trifolium pratense cultivar HEN17-A07 linkage group LG3, ARS_RC_1.1, whole genome shotgun sequence contains the following coding sequences:
- the LOC123915748 gene encoding uncharacterized protein LOC123915748 gives MLDSTCFRRNPFTVAAQSSSTLPQIFSLPSPIPQWPQGQGFASGVVNLGEIEVFKVTRFELIWSSAILDPNKPVIFYKPVEIPNSFHILGHYCQPSDKPLRGFVLVAKETGTRLPETNEEKSPLRKPLDFKLVWSSNPPDNLEISSGCGYFWLPEPPEGYKAVGYFVTEKPNKPELDEMCCVRADLTDKCEPYRVIFAVGSRNPEFSFQVWSSRPCDRGMLGKGVSVGTFICSSGLSNGEEDHIACLKNLNPLLPSMPDLQQIHALINHYGPTVFFHPDEIYLPSSVDWFFNHGALLYQKGVPKGEVIDEAGSNLPCGGSNDGEFWIDLPSYNDLRVFLKHGDLKSAKLYVHVKPALGGTFTDIAMWIFAPFNGPATLKIGIKDIPLSKIGEHVGDWEHYTLRICNFAGELYSIYFSQHSGGEWVDAFDLDYIDGNKAIVYSSKCGHASYPHPGTYIQGSSKLGLGIRNDAVRSNFSLDSSIHYEVVAAEYLENVVDEPNWLQFMRKWGPKIVYDSKTELDKIINKLPRMLQHSMRNLFDKFPVELYGEDGPTGPKEKNNWINDERW, from the exons ATGCTTGATTCCACGTGCTTTCGTAGGAATCCATTTACAGTCGCCGCTCAATCGTCTTCCACTCTCCCTCAAATCTTTTCTCTTCCTTCACCAATCCCTCAATGGCCTCaag GACAAGGTTTTGCTTCAGGAGTTGTGAATCTTGGTGAAATAGAAGTTTTCAAGGTCACAAGATTTGAGTTAATTTGGAGCAGTGCTATACTAGACCCAAATAAACCTGTTATATTCTACAAGCCTGTGGAAATACCTAACAGTTTCCATATCCTTGGTCATTATTGTCAACCCAGTGACAAGCCTTTACGGGGTTTTGTACTTGTCGCAAAGGAAACAGGGACTCGATTGCCCGAAACTAATGAGGAAAAGTCACCTCTGAGGAAACCCCTTGATTTTAAGTTAGTTTGGAGTTCAAATCCACCTGACAATCTGGAAATTTCAAGTGGATGTGGTTACTTCTGGCTACCTGAACCTCCTGAAGGTTACAAGGCGGTTGGCTACTTTGTTACGGAAAAACCCAACAAGCCTGAGTTGGATGAAATGTGTTGTGTTCGTGCCGACCTCACTGACAAATGTGAACCTTACCGTGTAATATTTGCTGTTGGTTCTAGAAATCCGGAGTTTTCCTTCCAGGTATGGAGCTCCAGACCTTGCGATCGTGGCATGCTAGGAAAAGGTGTTTCTGTTGGGACTTTTATTTGCAGCAGTGGTTTGAGCAACGGAGAAGAGGATCATATTGCATGCTTGAAGAACTTAAATCCTTTGCTACCATCAATGCCTGATTTGCAACAAATTCATGCACTTATTAATCATTATGGCCCTACTGTTTTCTTTCACCCTGATGAAATCTACTTGCCATCTTCTGTTGATTGGTTTTTCAACCATGGAGCCCTTTTGTACCAAAAGGGTGTGCCTAAAGGCGAGGTAATTGATGAAGCTGGCTCAAATTTACCGTGTGGAGGATCAAATGATGGCGAATTTTGGATAGACTTGCCGAGTTACAATGATCTAAGGGTTTTTCTCAAACACGGGGACTTAAAAAGTGCGAAGCTTTATGTTCATGTGAAGCCAGCTCTTGGTGGGACTTTTACAGACATAGCAATGTGGATATTTGCTCCCTTCAACGGACCAGCCACTCTGAAAATTGGAATTAAGGATATACCTTTGAGCAAGATCGGCGAGCATGTTGGCGATTGGGAGCATTACACGCTTCGTATATGCAACTTTGCTGGAGAGCTCTATAGCATATACTTCTCACAGCACAGTGGCGGCGAATGGGTGGACGCATTTGACTTAGATTATATTGATGGAAATAAAGCTATTGTTTACTCGTCAAAATGTGGACATGCAAGTTACCCTCATCCTGGAACCTATATCCAAGGGTCTTCAAAACTAGGTCTTGGCATTAGGAACGATGCTGTTCGTAGTAATTTTTCCTTGGATTCTAGTATCCATTACGAGGTTGTTGCAGCTGAATATCTAGAAAATGTTGTCGATGAGCCTAATTGGTTGCAGTTTATGAGAAAGTGGGGTCCCAAAATTGTTTATGATTCAAAAACTGAGCTGGATAAGATTATCAATAAGCTTCCTCGCATGCTTCAGCATTCAATGAGAAACTTGTTTGACAAGTTTCCAGTGGAGCTGTATGGTGAAGACGGTCCTACTGGaccaaaagagaaaaataattggATAAATGATGAGAGATGGTGA